The DNA region GTTCGGGACGggaggcagggccagggctgTGCGTTTGTGACACCTGCATTTCCCTGGAGccctccttctctcccatccCAAATGTTTATCTTGCCTTCCAGATGTTCCTTTTCATCAGGCTCTTGCTTCTCGCCAGGGAAAGCGCACTCCACTTGGAAGCTGGAGACGGGTTTCAGACCTTGGCCCTACCACTCCTTTGTTAAAGtgcccgagcctcagttttccccacAGTCTTTTTGCCTTGCTTCATCTGGTTTTGAAGATCAATATGACCCAGAGGAATAGAAAGGAAATGGACATTTGTTCAGTTCCTGCAGGGCCAAGTACTATGCAAACTGTTTTATCTGCTCCATTTAGTCCTCACTACTCGATGTTCTTAgaactcccatttcacagattctTAAGCTCGCAGAGGTTCGCTGATTTTTCTCACATAGCCAGTGAGTGGCAGAGGAGGACTCAAATTGAGTTTAGCTCCAAAGTGGAGTTCTTTTTCATCAGATGCTTCCCTTGTCTGGGCTATCAGCTGGAACTGTTCTTCAGCCAAACCCTAGCCCCAGAACAGCTGCTTCCTGAACTTCTCCCGTTGAGAATTCTCATTTTCGAATTCCTTTTTCCAGTACAGCGTGCTCTGCTCTGCTTCCACCTTGATTACTTCAGAAATGAAatgcagcaaacatttattgagtggtgCCTGGAGATGAACACTTGGAGTCAAGAGCCTTGGGTTCTTGTCCTGGCTGTGCCACtaactggctgtgtggccttggccaAGTTCCTTGTCTTCTCGGTGCTTTCACTTCCTTTGAATAAGATGGGTAAGTGCCTTCTTACTGGCAGGCTCTTGTCCAGGTCTCCCTTCCTGTCCTCCAGCAGGCTCTCCCTGGAGGCCCAGACCCCTCTGCTCCCCATGGGCAGCTGCCAGGCAGGGCACAACCTGCATCTCTGCCTGGCGCACCACCCACCTCTGGTCTGTGCCACTTTGATCTTGCTGCTTCTTGGCCTTTCTGGCCTGGGCCTTGGTGGCTTCCTCCTCACCCACAAGACTGGCCTGCGCAGCCCTGACATCCCTCAGGTGAGTACTCACCCTCCTGCTCATCCTTCCCCTGCAGGCCAGCTCTTGCTGCTGATCTCCTCTCACCTCTCCCCACCTTCCTTTTGCACACAGGACTGGGTCTCCTTCTTGAGATCTTTTGGCCAGCTGACCCTGTGCCCCATGAATGGGACAGTCAAAGGGAAGTGGCGTGGGTCTCACGTCGTGGGCTTACTGACCACCTTGAACTTTGGAGATGATCGAGACAGGAACAAGACCCAGACATTCCAAGCCCAGGTCCAGGGTAGTCGTATGGGATTGAAAGGTGAGACCAAGGAGGACTGTGGGGTTGGATATCAGAACATTCAGAGGTGGGCCCTGCCCCTGACCTCACCATcctggtgaccttgggcacatctcTGGGCGTTAGTCACTTCTGCTGTAATAGGACTAGATACTTTCAGTGAACACAGTGCCACTGTGTAGGGTCTCTATAAatgttttctctctccccttccaacTTTGAGGTTCTTTGATTCTATCCTTGGAGGTGTGATGAGATGGGCAAGATTTGACCTAAAGTTCTTTCTCAACCCTCTTCATCCCTTGGGGCTTCTGTTAGAGGCACCTTCTTTTTCCTCAGGGATATCAGAGAAAcatgttctatttatttaaacTGGTGTCGTTAGTTCCTGTTGTGTGCTTAGCACAGCTCTGTGTGCTATGAAGGATACAGAAAAATCAGACATCCTCCATTCCCAAATTGCTTAGAGTCTTCTGGGAAGATGATGAGTGAGAGTGAGTCAGAGGGTGCCATTAATTCCTGTGTGAGATTTGGCCTCAAgttcctcatctaaaaaatgtGGAGAtgaagaaggaggagagaaaggtgGAATTCTTAGACTTCTGAGGTCCTTTCCAACACTGTCGTTCTAAGATTCTCCTATGAGTCaataggtgtatgtgtgtgtaggcaCACATACGCATATTGCCAGGTGAGAGTAGGGCTCTGTATTGCCAAGTGTACATGTGTGTGatcagagagcaagagaaaaggAATGTGTCTGATTATATAGACTCAGGACAATTTCTCCTGTTCTTTTTATGTAAAAAacataatagctttattgaggtaagtTATACACATGCCATGAAGTACACCTGTTTAAAATGTACAAGTGAATGGCTTTTTTATATTCACAAAAGTGTGCAACCAGCACCACTGTCAATTCTAGACCATTTTCATTACCTGACAAAGAAATCCTGTTCTCATTAGCATGCACTTCCCTTTTTCTCCTAACCTTCCAGCCCTAGGCAACGAataactactttctgtctctgcagatttgcctattccagacatttcatataatatgtggccttttgtgaccggcttctttcacttagcataatgttttcaaggatcatccatgttgtatcatatgttagtatttcatttcttttcattgctgaagAGCATTCACTATACACGtattccacattttatttatccgtTCATCAGTTGattgacatttggattgtttccacttcttGTCTATTACGAACGATGCTGGTCTGAACACTCATGTACAAGTTATTGCACtatcatatgttttcatttcttttgggtgtgtacctaggagtggaatttctgggtcatatggtaactgtgtttaatcttttttttttttttaataaatttatttatttatttatttatttatttttggctgcattgggtcttcgttgctgcatgtgggctttctccagttgcagcgagcaggggctactcttcattgtggtgcgcaggcttctcatcgcggtggcttctcttgttgaggagcacgggttctaggtacgcaggctcagtagttgtggctcacgggctctagagtgcggctcggtagttgtggcacaagggcttagttactctgcgtcatgtgggatctttccagaccagggatcgaacctgtgttgcattggcaggcagattcttaaccactgtgccaccagggaagtccctatgtttaatcttttgaggaactgccagactgttttccaaagtggctgtatcgttttatattcctaccagcagtgtatgagagttctaatttcttcacatcctcaccaacactggtTATTTCCTGTTTTCTTGACTATAGCTGTTCTAgtcagtgtgaagtgatacctaaCTAaggttctaatttgcattttcttttttttaaattttattgaaatatagttgatttacaatgttttgtcaatttctgctatacagctaagtgattcagttatatatatatatatatatatatattctttttcatgttcttttccattatggtttatcacagaatattgaatatagtgccctgtgttatacagtaggaccttgttgtttatccatcctatatataatattgtagtttgcatctgctaatcccaaactcccaatccttccctccccaacccccccttccccttggaaaccacaagtctgtgctttatatctgtgagtctgtttctgtttcatagatacgttcatttgtgtcgtattttagattccacatataagtgatatcatatagtgtttgtctttctcttgctgacttacttcacttggtgtgataatctctaggtccatccatgttgctgaaaaatggcattatttcattcttttttatggctgagtagtatttagtttgtttccatgtcttggctattgtgaatagtgctgctatgaacataggggtgcatgtatctttttgaattatggttggcTGGATATAtgctgcccaggagtgggattgctgggtcatatggcaactctatttttagttttttaaggacactccatactgttttccatagtggctgcaccaatttacattcccaccaacagtgtaggagtgttctcttttctccacacctcctccagcatttgttgtttgtagactttttaatcacggccactctgaccagtgtgaggtggtaaccacctcattgtagttttgatttacatttctctaataattagcgatgataAGCATCTTTTGATGTGCAtattggccatctttatgtcttctttggagaaatgtctatttagatcttctgcccatttttcgattgtgttgtttgttttttggtttgagttgcatgagctgttagTATATTTTGGAAAAAGCCCTTATCGGTTGCatcatttgatttgcattttcttgatgactaatgatattgaacattttttcatgtgcttattggccatttgtatatcttcttcggagaaatgtgtattcagagtctttgcccattttaaaaatcgaataatttttcttttaattattgacttttaggagtttttttttaTGCTTTCTAGATCCAGGCCTCTTATCTGATGTATGATTTGCAGACTTTCTCTCCCATTCTTTgcgttgtcttttcactttgttgatggtgtGCTTTGAAgcacaaaggtttttaatttagatgaagtccagtttatctattttttttgttgtcgTTGCTTGTGATTTTAGTATTATATCTAAGAAGactttgcctaacccaaagtcacTAAATATaggttttcctgtattttcttctaagaattttatagttttagctcttacatttaggtctgtgatccattttgagttaatttttttgtgtatggtgtgaggatgGAGTCCAAGTTTATTCATTTGCAGGTACTATTCATTTGTCCCAGCACGTTTTGTTGAgaagactattctttcctcattgaataGCCTTTGCACTCTTACTGAAAAGCAATCAACCATAgacatatgggtttatttctgggctctcagttctattccactGATCCATGTCTATGCTTATGCTAGTACAACAccgttttgtaggagttgttccacgtgtagatgaatttctggtgtatctgtggggaggaaggtgatctccgcgtcttactcttccgccatcttcccctcagCCTATCACAACACCtttttgatcactgtagctttgtagtaagttttgaaatcagaaaatatgaattctccagctttgttctttttttttttaagattgttttggttattccaGATCCCTTGAACTTCTATattaattttaggatcagcttgtcagtttctgcttCTTCATGGTTAGAAACAAAGTTATAACATCAAAGATTTTTGGACCAAGTGAGAGTAATCACATATGATTGCATCATCTAATCAGTaattgttgagcacctactatgtaccaagcatGGGAAATACAGAGATCTGTAAGATGTGGATCCTCACCACAAGTCACTCACAATCTAGCAAGGATACTGATGTGAACAGAAGTAAACACCTTTCAGTGTGTGCAGTAGAACACAAGGTACAGTGAGAGTACTCAGAAGTCCATCAGGCAGGGATGGTGAACACAGGCTTTTCCAAGGATACGGGGCTTGAGCTGAGGCTTGAGGGAGGCTTAGGAATGTGCCCTTCCAGCCAGAGGGAAGAGCATATGCAAAGGCATGCAGATGGGATTATGATGGCACATTTAGGAACTTCCAGGGGTTCAGTTTGACTGGTGCAGGGGAAGGAGTGTTGAATGAGTGGCAGGAGATGGGTCTGAAGAAGCAGGCAGAATCCCATGGAGAGTCCCTTGTGCCAAGACAAGGTAATTGGACTTTATCCAGGATATTTGGCTACCTCAAAGAGTTTGATCAGGAAAATAGAATTTTgttattaaaagatttttttgtttgtttttaaaagatcatacTCTGTTGGCTGACTGCCTGGAAGGAATGTGTCCAGATGCAcaaagaccagttaggaggtggTTGCGATAAAAAGGTGACTTATCTGAGCTAAGACAGTGGTGTGAAAGAAGGGGACTGATTTGAGAGAGTCGATAGAAGTGTGGGATGGACAGGATTTGGTGACAGATTTGATCAGGGGAACATAGAAGAAAGGGGAATGGGAATTCTCTTACTGAATTTTACATGTATGTTTCTCAGTTGCAATTATGATGTATATActggtttgtatttcttttttcacttcaTGACATCGTGTTTTTTGTATTACTGAATGGCCagaacattattattttaatggatGTAAATTGATCTGTTAATTGGTTAGGCCATCATTTGTTAATGCTTTCTTTattgataaacatttttattattttctggtaTTTTTTATGAAAACACAATAAACATTTGGTATACTGTGCACTTTTCTTTTGAATCTTTTTCTTAGGATTAGTTTCTGCAAGTGGTATTACTGAGTCAAAGAGTATGgaccttttttttaatacacaaaTTCATTTTATTGTGGATTCAGACTACACAGAAGTGTACAAAGCAAATGTAAAAGTCCTGCTTACCTTCTCTGCAGAGTCCACAGTTTGGTGGGCATCCTCTCAGtccttctctgtcttcatctAAAATtgcaacagagggcttccctggtggtgcagtggttgagaggccgcctgctgatgcaggggacacgggttcgtgccctggtccgggaaga from Mesoplodon densirostris isolate mMesDen1 chromosome 16, mMesDen1 primary haplotype, whole genome shotgun sequence includes:
- the TMEM219 gene encoding insulin-like growth factor-binding protein 3 receptor isoform X2 — translated: MAHGPSLSAACGILPDRGTNPCPLHRQADSQPLRHQSFPVQRALLCFHLDYFRNEMQQTFIEWCLEMNTWSQEPWVLVLAVPLTGCVALAKFLVFSVLSLPLNKMGKCLLTGRLLSRSPFLSSSRLSLEAQTPLLPMGSCQAGHNLHLCLAHHPPLVCATLILLLLGLSGLGLGGFLLTHKTGLRSPDIPQDWVSFLRSFGQLTLCPMNGTVKGKWRGSHVVGLLTTLNFGDDRDRNKTQTFQAQVQGSRMGLKGSSAGELVLITARVTTERTPGTCLYFSAAPGILPSSQPPMSCSEEGAGNATLSPRMAEECVSVWSHEGLVLTKLLTSEELALCGSRLLVLGSFLLLFCGLLCCLTAVCFHPRRESHWSRTRF
- the TMEM219 gene encoding insulin-like growth factor-binding protein 3 receptor isoform X1 is translated as MTQRNRKEMDICSVPAGPSTMQTVLSAPFSPHYSMFLELPFHRFLSSQRFADFSHIASEWQRRTQIEFSSKVEFFFIRCFPCLGYQLELFFSQTLAPEQLLPELLPLRILIFEFLFPVQRALLCFHLDYFRNEMQQTFIEWCLEMNTWSQEPWVLVLAVPLTGCVALAKFLVFSVLSLPLNKMGKCLLTGRLLSRSPFLSSSRLSLEAQTPLLPMGSCQAGHNLHLCLAHHPPLVCATLILLLLGLSGLGLGGFLLTHKTGLRSPDIPQDWVSFLRSFGQLTLCPMNGTVKGKWRGSHVVGLLTTLNFGDDRDRNKTQTFQAQVQGSRMGLKGSSAGELVLITARVTTERTPGTCLYFSAAPGILPSSQPPMSCSEEGAGNATLSPRMAEECVSVWSHEGLVLTKLLTSEELALCGSRLLVLGSFLLLFCGLLCCLTAVCFHPRRESHWSRTRF
- the TMEM219 gene encoding insulin-like growth factor-binding protein 3 receptor isoform X3: MQQTFIEWCLEMNTWSQEPWVLVLAVPLTGCVALAKFLVFSVLSLPLNKMGKCLLTGRLLSRSPFLSSSRLSLEAQTPLLPMGSCQAGHNLHLCLAHHPPLVCATLILLLLGLSGLGLGGFLLTHKTGLRSPDIPQDWVSFLRSFGQLTLCPMNGTVKGKWRGSHVVGLLTTLNFGDDRDRNKTQTFQAQVQGSRMGLKGSSAGELVLITARVTTERTPGTCLYFSAAPGILPSSQPPMSCSEEGAGNATLSPRMAEECVSVWSHEGLVLTKLLTSEELALCGSRLLVLGSFLLLFCGLLCCLTAVCFHPRRESHWSRTRF